CCCGTTGCCACGTGTCGTCGGCAATCGGGTGTTTGGCCAGGGTGCGCTGGCGGCGCCAGGCGCTCAGAGACCACATGGTGAATCAGCGGGATTCGGCTTTGGAGTTCGAGCCGCCGAAGCGGCTGCGGATCACGCCGATGATCATCGGCACCAGTGACAGCAGGATGATGCCAACGACCAGCAGCGACAGGTTGGACTTGATGAACGGTACGTTGCCAAAGAAGTAACCGAGGGTGACCAGCCCGCCGACCCACAGAATGGTGCCGAGGATGCTGAATGCGAAGAAACGCGGATAGGGCATTTTCGCTACGCCGGCGACGAACGGTGCAAAGGTTCGAATGATGGGCAGGAAGCGCGCGAGGGTTACAGTTTTGCCGCCGTGCTTTTCATAGAAGTCGTGAGTTTGTTGCAGGTAATCGCGGCGGAAGATTTTCGAATTGGGATTGCTGAACAGACGTTCGCCGGCCGTTCGTCCGACGACGTAATTCGTACTATCACCGAGAATCGCCGCCAGCATCAGCAGGCCGCCGAGTAATACCGGGTCCATGCCACCGCCGGCCGCTACGGCACCGGCGATAAACAGCAGCGAGTCACCCGGGAGGAACGGCATGACTACCAGGCCGGTTTCACAAAAAATCACCAGAAACAGAATGGCGTAGATCCATGGCCCGTAGTTGGTGACCAGCAAATCGAGGTAAACATCGAGATGCAGGACGAGATCGAGCGGGTTGAAATCCATGGAGGAGCACCTGTGATGACGGCCCGACTCGGCAGGCCTGTGCGGATGACTTCGAGTAAGCCTACAGACGGGTGTAGTTTTTCTTACAAGCCGGGAAGGTCGGCATTATACGGGGAGGCTAGTGAAAAGCGCGTCGAGTTTGTAGCGGGGAATGTCACTCGGATCGACGGTGGGCATCGCGTGTTTTGTAGGAGCAAGCTTGCTCGCGAAAGCGGTCTTGCATTCAACAGGTGTGCTGTGTGACATACCGCAATCGCGAGCAAGCGTGCTGCTACCGCTTGATGTGGATCAGAGTTCGTCGCTGATCGGCAACACGTAGTTTTTGAATTCGGTATCTTCCTTGAACCCGATGGATTCGTAGGTTTTCTGAGCGACTTCGTTATTGCTGCTGGTGGAAACGCGCATGCGCACGGCATTGGTTTCCTTGGCCATTTTCTTCGCGGTGCGGATCAGGTTGTCGGCCACCAATTGGCGGCGGGCGTCTTCGGCGACGTAGATGTCGTTGAGAATCCACACGCGTTTGAGCGAAAGCGACGAAAAGCTCGGGTACAACTGACAGAAACCCATCAGTTTATTGCTGTCGTCATCGGACAATGCCAGGTAGATCACCGATTCCTTGCGACGCAGGCGTTTCTCGAGGAATGCCCGGGACGAGTCCGGATACGGCAGGGAGCCATAAAACTCGCGATATTTGACGAACAACGGGGTCAGCAGGTCCAGGTGTTCGAGGGTCGCTTGAATAATCCGCATGGTAGGTCTCGTCTCAAGTGGCTGTCTTCACGTGCTCTGACGGCAATAGGTACTCACTGGCAGCCGTGCGTCGATCCTGCCTGAAAGTGGAACGAAAGTGCAATGCGGAAGCGATTCACACATCCGGCGGACTGAGTAGGAAATT
The Pseudomonas sp. MYb327 DNA segment above includes these coding regions:
- a CDS encoding DedA family protein codes for the protein MDFNPLDLVLHLDVYLDLLVTNYGPWIYAILFLVIFCETGLVVMPFLPGDSLLFIAGAVAAGGGMDPVLLGGLLMLAAILGDSTNYVVGRTAGERLFSNPNSKIFRRDYLQQTHDFYEKHGGKTVTLARFLPIIRTFAPFVAGVAKMPYPRFFAFSILGTILWVGGLVTLGYFFGNVPFIKSNLSLLVVGIILLSLVPMIIGVIRSRFGGSNSKAESR
- a CDS encoding GNAT family N-acetyltransferase; protein product: MRIIQATLEHLDLLTPLFVKYREFYGSLPYPDSSRAFLEKRLRRKESVIYLALSDDDSNKLMGFCQLYPSFSSLSLKRVWILNDIYVAEDARRQLVADNLIRTAKKMAKETNAVRMRVSTSSNNEVAQKTYESIGFKEDTEFKNYVLPISDEL